From one Amaranthus tricolor cultivar Red isolate AtriRed21 chromosome 17, ASM2621246v1, whole genome shotgun sequence genomic stretch:
- the LOC130803637 gene encoding uncharacterized protein LOC130803637: MGYSNTKKSSIVPFCLKLALSLFMIMTLSAPVLGRSASTTIPDEEMAVIIEKIGNENQKTNILSMQPNDNNILEFLIKQEIAMRNTNKNLQCASQGQYCNRVFGPDCCTSKYVCLPPSLVGGVCAF; this comes from the exons aTGGGATACTCTAACACGAAAAAGTCATCAATTGTTCCTTTCTGCTTGAAATTGGCTCTCAGCCTTTTCATGATAATGACTTTATCAG CACCAGTGCTTGGAAGGAGTGCATCAACAACAATTCCTGACGAAGAAATGGCGGTGATAATAGAAAAAATTGGAAATGAAAACCagaaaacaaacatattatcCATGCAACCAAATGATAATAACATATTAGAGTTTCTCATTAAGCAAGAAATAGCCATGCGCAATACTAATAAGAATTTGCAGTGTGCATCACAAGGACAATACTGTAACCGTGTGTTCGGACCAGATTGTTGTACCAGTAAATATGTATGTCTTCCACCTTCGCTTGTGGGTGGTGTATGTGCTTTCTAA
- the LOC130803636 gene encoding receptor protein kinase TMK1-like has product MMEVSREKKKIFLLFVVFLSLIIVGFSVTDPGDLAVLHEFRKGLENPELLKWPSNGDDDPCGNRWPYVFCEDGKVTQIQSKNLGLKGTLPSDLNKLNKLSNLGLQNNNFTGMLPPFNGLQELKFVFLDFNNFTSIPADFFDGLVNLEIIALDHNPNLNSTTGWSLPLGLQDSAQLATLSLVSTNLVGSLPDFLGSLGSLTDLRLSYNRLSGRIPSSFNGSNLQTLWLNDQSDGGMIGTLDVIGTMESLTVAWLHGNQFSGVIPSNIGTLASLKDLNLNNNQLVGLIPASLAEMELVNLDLSNNHLMGPIPEFKTKNASYSFNYFCQKTPGTPCAPEVMALIDFLGGLEYPSILSSSWSNNDTCGNWLGIICNDNKQVIGINLPNRDLNGTLSPSLGMLQSLEKIILHNNNINGQVPSNWTDLKSLTSVDLSHNHLSPPWPKFRKNVDLSIDGNSPLLTPSSQASAPHSQSSSHTSSGISSGSSQGSENSSTKRSKLVFIVAPAASIVALVLMVIPLSIYYCKKKKHVHQAPNSIVIHPRDLSDSENTVKIAVANNNTSSTSIGSGSASINSSGFGESHVIEAGNLVISVQVLRNVTKNFAPENALGRGGFGVVYKGELDDGTKIAVKRMEAGVICTKALEEFRSEIAVLSKVRHRHLVSLLGYSVEGNERLLVYEYMPQGALSRHLFHWKTFNLEPLSWKRRLNIALDVARGMEYLHSLAHQSFIHRDLKPSNVLLGDDFRAKVSDFGLVKLAPDQGQHSIETRLAGTFGYLAPEYAVTGKITTKADVFSFGIVLMELLTGLMALDENRPEEQQYLAAWFWRIKSDRDKLLGAIDPVLDVKEETIESVVTIAELAGHCTAREPSQRPDMGHAVNVLAPLVEKWKPWDDDTEEYSGIDYSLPLNQMVKGWQEDEGKDMSYVDLDDSKSSIPARPTGFAESFNSTDGR; this is encoded by the exons ATGATGGAAGTTAGCAGAGAAAAGAAGaagatttttttactttttgtagtgtttttgtctttaattataGTGGGTTTTAGTGTTACAGATCCTGGTGACCTTGCTGTTCTACATGAGTTCAGAAAAGGGTTGGAAAATCCTGAGCTTTTGAAGTGGCCTAGCAATGGAGATGATGACCCATGTGGAAATAGATGGCCATATGTGTTTTGTGAAGATGGGAAAGTCACCCAAATTCAATCCAAGAATCTTGGGTTAAAGGGCACTTTACCTTCTGATCTCAACAAATTGAATAAACTTTCCAATTTAGGCCTTCAGAACAATAATTTTACTGGTATGCTACCTCCCTTTAATGGCTTACAAGAATTGAAGTTTGTATTTTTAGATTTCAATAATTTCACTTCAATTCCTGCTGATTTCTTTGATGGGTTAGTTAATTTGGAAATTATTGCATTAGATCATAACCCTAATTTAAATTCTACTACTGGTTGGTCTTTGCCTCTTGGTTTGCAAGATTCAGCTCAATTAGCTACCCTTTCTTTGGTATCTACTAATTTAGTTGGTTCACTTCCTGATTTCTTGGGTTCTTTAGGGTCACTTACTGATCTAAGATTGTCATATAATCGTCTTTCGGGTCGCATTCCATCTAGTTTTAATGGGTCTAATTTGCAAACACTTTGGTTGAATGATCAATCTGATGGTGGTATGATTGGTACTCTTGATGTTATTGGGACAATGGAGTCTCTAACTGTTGCTTGGCTTCATGGGAATCAATTTAGTGGAGTGATCCCTTCTAATATTGGGACTCTAGCTAGTTTAAAGGATCTTAATCTCAATAACAATCAGCTTGTTGGGTTAATTCCTGCTAGTTTGGCTGAAATGGAATTAGTTAATTTGGATTTGAGTAATAATCACTTAATGGGTCCCATTCCTGAGTTTAAGACTAAGAATGCTTCATACAGTTTCAATTACTTTTGTCAAAAAACTCCTGGAACTCCTTGTGCTCCAGAAGTTATGGCACTCATTGATTTCTTAGGTGGGTTAGAATACCCATCAATTCTTAGTTCTTCATGGTCAAATAATGATACATGTGGTAATTGGTTGGGCATCATTTGTAATGATAATAAACAAGTTATTGGCATAAACTTGCCGAATCGTGACCTTAATGGTACACTAAGTCCCTCACTTGGGATGCTTCAATCACTTGAAAAAATTATTCtccacaataacaatatcaatggTCAAGTTCCCTCGAACTGGACCGATTTGAAGTCCCTCACAAGTGTAGATTTGAGTCACAATCATCTTTCCCCTCCATGGCCAAAGTTTCGGAAAAACGTTGATCTTTCTATCGATGGGAATTCTCCACTTTTAACCCCTAGTTCTCAAGCTTCTGCACCTCATAGTCAATCTTCATCCCACACGAGCTCAGGTATAAGCTCGGGATCTTCTCAGGGATCAGAAAATAGCAGCACTAAAAGATCTAAATTGGTTTTTATTGTAGCGCCTGCAGCGAGTATTGTTGCCCTTGTATTGATGGTTATTCCTTTGTCTATTTACTActgtaagaaaaagaaacatGTCCACCAAGCCCCCAATTCCATTGTGATTCATCCAAGAGATCTATCAGATTCAGAAAATACTGTTAAAATTGCTGTTGCCAATAACAATACGAGCAGTACGTCGATTGGAAGTGGTTCTGCTAGTATAAATAGTAGTGGGTTTGGCGAGTCCCATGTCATTGAAGCTGGAAATTTAGTTATATCGGTTCAAGTTCTTCGAAATGTGACAAAAAATTTTGCCCCTGAGAATGCGCTAGGTCGTGGTGGATTTGGGGTTGTTTACAAGGGGGAATTGGATGATGGAACTAAAATAGCTGTGAAGAGAATGGAAGCAGGTGTAATTTGCACCAAAGCATTAGAAGAGTTCCGATCTGAAATCGCAGTTTTGTCGAAAGTCCGTCATCGTCACTTGGTATCACTTTTGGGATATTCCGTTGAAGGTAATGAGAGACTTTTGGTCTATGAATATATGCCTCAAGGGGCTCTTAGCAGGCATCTTTTTCACTGGAAAACTTTCAATTTGGAGCCGCTGTCGTGGAAAAGGAGGTTAAATATTGCTTTGGATGTTGCACGAGGGATGGAATATCTTCATAGCTTGGCACATCAAAGTTTTATACATAGAGATCTGAAACCTTCTAATGTTTTACTTGGTGATGACTTCAGAGCAAAAGTTTCGGATTTTGGGCTGGTGAAACTTGCTCCGGATCAGGGGCAACATTCGATAGAGACACGGCTGGCTGGAACATTTGGATACTTGGCTCCTGAATATGCTG TGACAGGAAAAATCACAACCAAGGCTGATGTTTTCAGCTTTGGCATTGTCTTAATGGAGCTGTTAACAGGATTAATGGCGCTTGATGAGAACAGACCTGAAGAACAACAGTACTTAGCCGCATGGTTCTGGCGGATTAAATCAGACCGAGATAAGCTATTGGGTGCCATTGATCCTGTTCTTGATGTGAAAGAGGAAACCATTGAGAGCGTTGTCACTATAGCCGAGTTAGCTGGCCATTGCACAGCCAGAGAGCCAAGTCAACGACCCGATATGGGTCATGCCGTCAATGTGCTGGCCCCACTTGTCGAGAAATGGAAGCCATGGGATGATGATACCGAGGAGTATTCTGGAATTGATTATAGTCTCCCACTAAACCAAATGGTGAAGGGATGGCAGGAAGACGAAGGGAAAGATATGAGTTACGTCGATCTTGATGATAGCAAGAGTAGTATCCCTGCTAGGCCTACTGGGTTTGCCGAGTCCTTTAACTCTACCGATGGTAGATAG